The Gemmatimonadota bacterium nucleotide sequence CCCGATTCTGTGTATCATGATGCGGTCTCCTTTTGATTCGGGGAGAGGATCCCCGGATGAAGACATGCTCTCCGGTTGAGGAGGCGCTCTTCTGCAGAAGTAGTGCGCTCTGGTTGAAGCGGCGTGCTCCAGTCCGGTCGCGAAGTACGCAGTAGTCCCACCGTTACGCCGCGGTCGGCGCATCCAGGCCGCTTCCCGTTTCCTCGACCACGAGATCCACCACAGCCCGCAGGGCTTCCGCTTCCGTGTCCCCTTCGAGGCGGCGCAACCGGTAGTGGTCAATCTGGCGGTCCGATCCGGTACCGTACCGGATGAGGTCGAGAATGTGGCGCAGTTGGTCCTCGCACTCCATGGCGCGCGCGTCTTCGGACAGTGTTTCGACCAGGGCTTCGGCGTACTCGTCGATATCGAGCCGGCCCGACCCTTCAGTGTCCCCCAGGAACGCGACCACGCCGTACCGCTGGGCGAGCCAGCAGTTCTCCTTGATCAGTTCCGTCGGCGGTTCCGTCGGCAGCCGGCCTTCCATGTCCAGGCGAAGCAGGTACCGAACGAGACAGGTGTATAGCGCCACGACACACATGGCGTCGTCCACGGTCTGGCAGATGTCGCAGATGCGCAGTTCCAGGGTGGGAAATGCCCGGGAGGGCCGGATGTCCCACCAAAGCTCGCTGCTGTCCTTGATGAACTCCATCCGCTGGTAGTCTTCGACCAGTTTCTCGAATTCCTCCCAGGAGTGCAGCGGTCCGGGCAGTCCCGTGCGCGGCATGCTGCCGAAGAGGGTCAGGCGGTAGGACTTGAAGCCGGTCTCCCGCCCGCTGCTGAAGGGCGAGGAAGCGGAGAGGGCGTGGAGCAGGGGCAGATAGCGGCGCATGGCCGTCATCACCCGGACGCGGCTGCCGCCGTCCCCGAATCCCGCGTGGATGTGCATCCCGCCCACGAGCAGTTCCCGGACGGCCTGCTGGTAGGTCATGGCGAACTGTTCGTAGCGGCGTCCTGCCGTGACGACCTGGCTGTGCCAGGCCGCGAAGGGATGGGTGGAGGCCGCCAGCACCGCGGCGCCGTGCTGCGCGGCCGCGTCGATGACGAGGCGTCGGGTCTCGATGAGGGCCGAATGGACGTCCGCCACGGACGTGCAGACCCGGGTGGTGGTCTCGATCTGGGACCGGAGGAACTCGGCTACGACCTTGTGTTCCCCGCGATTCTTCTCACATTCTTCGAAGATGCGCGGGTCGGGATCG carries:
- a CDS encoding carboxylate-amine ligase, producing MSCPPCKISPESSPGGTMAQGSTTDPLSITLGVEEEFFLVDPDTRDLLPDPDPRIFEECEKNRGEHKVVAEFLRSQIETTTRVCTSVADVHSALIETRRLVIDAAAQHGAAVLAASTHPFAAWHSQVVTAGRRYEQFAMTYQQAVRELLVGGMHIHAGFGDGGSRVRVMTAMRRYLPLLHALSASSPFSSGRETGFKSYRLTLFGSMPRTGLPGPLHSWEEFEKLVEDYQRMEFIKDSSELWWDIRPSRAFPTLELRICDICQTVDDAMCVVALYTCLVRYLLRLDMEGRLPTEPPTELIKENCWLAQRYGVVAFLGDTEGSGRLDIDEYAEALVETLSEDARAMECEDQLRHILDLIRYGTGSDRQIDHYRLRRLEGDTEAEALRAVVDLVVEETGSGLDAPTAA